A part of Gossypium hirsutum isolate 1008001.06 chromosome A07, Gossypium_hirsutum_v2.1, whole genome shotgun sequence genomic DNA contains:
- the LOC121203782 gene encoding uncharacterized protein, which produces MEFDPIITPRNLTFDNESEFGFELEMEKNTSSANKLRSNNIKKKIAILAKTKTALIRYIYSSQFWQLVSLKKLPFQILVPVLLAHILPRHPLSISASVISSSADLRSSSRSLPKMTACKHAMASTSNPEAVQIAHMTQRNFLQSAASLARTIQSRKTCSLFSNPSGTSSFIRQSFNS; this is translated from the exons ATGGAATTTGATCCCATCATCACACCTCGGAACCTCACCTTCGATAATGAGTCCGAGTTCGGGTTCGAATTGGAAATGGAGAAAAACACTAGCAGTGCCAATAAGCTCAGATCCAACAACATCAAGAAGAAGATAGCCATCCTTGC AAAGACAAAAACAGCCCTAATTCGATACATTTACTCCAGTCAATTTTGGCAGCTGGTCTCACTTAAAAAATTGCCTTTTCAGATCCTTGTGCCAGTTTTACTTG CTCACATCCTTCCTCGCCATCCTCTGTCAATCTCTGCTTCTGTAATCTCTTCATCTGCCGATCTTCGATCAAG TTCCAGATCTCTGCCCAAAATGACCGCTTGTAAGCATGCAATGGCTTCTACTTCGAATCCTGAAG CGGTCCAGATAGCCCATATGACACAGAGAAATTTTTTACAGTCTGCAGCATCACTAGCGAGAACAATCCAG TCCCGAAAGACGTGTTCTCTATTCTCCAATCCTTCGGGGACTAGCAGCTTCATTCGTCAATCTTTTAATTCTTAG
- the LOC107937106 gene encoding uncharacterized protein, which yields METKLNDVRMERLRKRCNFQNGIDSSANSSRGGLSLAWNGNDVVQVYSYSSNHIDVEINEIENSKIWHFTDFYGNPNQSSRQESWNLLRHLNSSHSMPWCVCGDFNEIMYAHEKNGGAVRTERQMEKFRKVLEECELLDMGYRGQKFTWKRGNFAETNIRERLDRGVAKREWLNLFPNFLLQHLPHSFSDHCPITIQTMPNVPRYRVIPFKFKSWWITEPSCEEVIQKLWQEKIGNAFDKLEHTRDGLQKWGKNIKRERIKRSTFLIERLRELEEMDRDGEIITEMIDVKL from the coding sequence ATGGAGACAAAACTGAATGATGTTCGAATGGAAAGGCTTCGAAAACGATGTAATTTTCAAAATGGAATTGATAGTTCAGCGAATAGTTCACGTGGGGGACTAAGTCTTGCTTGGAATGGAAACGACGTAGTGCAAGTTTATAGTTATTCAAGCAACCATATTGATGTGGAGATCAATGAGATAGAAAATTCGAAGATATGGCACTTCACTGATTTTTATGGTAACCCAAATCAATCTAGTAGGCAGGAGTCATGGAACTTACTCCGTCATTTGAACAGCAGCCACTCAATGCCATGGTGTGTATGTGGCGATTTCAATGAAATCATGTACGCACATGAAAAAAATGGAGGAGCAGTACGGACCGAAAGGCAAATGGAGAAATTTCGGAAGGTTCTTGAAGAATGTGAACTGTTAGACATGGGATATCGTGGACAAAAATTTACTTGGAAAAGAGGAAACTTTGCGGAAACAAACATAAGGGAACGTTTGGACAGGGGAGTAGCAAAGCGGGAATGGCTGAATTTATTTCCAAATTTTTTGCTACAACATTTACCCCACTCCTTCTCTGATCACTGCCCAATTACCATCCAAACAATGCCAAATGTACCAAGGTATAGGGTCATTCCCTTTAAATTCAAATCATGGTGGATAACGGAACCTTCCTGTGAAGAGGTTATTCAGAAATTGTGGCAAGAGAAGATTGGTAATGCCTTTGATAAACTTGAGCATACACGGGATGGACTACAGAAATGGGGGAAAAACATTAAAAGAGAACGTATCAAGAGGTCAACATTTCTTATAGAAAGACTGAGGGAACTTGAAGAAATGGATCGGGACGGCGAGATCATAACAGAGATGATTGATGTGAAACTATAA